GATGGTGAGGGCTTCCCAATGGGTGTACTTGACGCATGGGCCTATGGCATACCTTGTGTGGTTACTCCTGTAGGTGGTCTGCCTGATGTTATTGAAGAAGGAAAGAACTGCCTCACTTTCCCATTTGATGATGTGGATGCGCTTACCATGCAGCTTCGAAAACTGATGGAATCTCCTGATCTTCTCAGGAATATGGCTGAATATTCTAAAAGCTTCGGAGAGAGGGTGTTCGCTCCTGTTATGGTGAATGAGAGCATTGAGAAATTATATGAGGAAATATTTAAAGCTTAATCTTGATTTTTAAGTATCAGATTTGAGACAAAGGTTATAGTTATGTCCGTTTCATCAACAGTTTTTGGTTATCATGTTCAATATCTCTATACGTTGTATAGAATGATAGAGTCTGCTGATTCTAAAGAAGTATTCGTGCCCGAAGGAAGAGAAGATTTAGACATATATTTGAATGACCAAATTATCGAAACCATACAGGTGAAGTGTTATTCTGGGACAATCGTGTATTCTGATCTGTTTTCCAAGGGTAAATCTACTTCTTTGTTTTCTCGTGGTAAGGATAGTTTAGATAAAAATTCAAATGTAAAAATATCATTCGTGGCGGTTGGACATGGCAATGATAAAGGAGTGATTTCTGATAGATTGACGAAGGTGTCCTCTCTTGTAAAGTCGCTCAAAAAAGAGGAAACTCTTCATTTGGATTATGCTTCTTCCAAGGAGCTTGCTGCAAAAATATTATGGCAGTCTAAATCGCAAGGAGAGTTGGAAAATTATGTT
The Segatella copri DNA segment above includes these coding regions:
- a CDS encoding glycosyltransferase, which codes for MGVLDAWAYGIPCVVTPVGGLPDVIEEGKNCLTFPFDDVDALTMQLRKLMESPDLLRNMAEYSKSFGERVFAPVMVNESIEKLYEEIFKA